One Cicer arietinum cultivar CDC Frontier isolate Library 1 chromosome 8, Cicar.CDCFrontier_v2.0, whole genome shotgun sequence DNA segment encodes these proteins:
- the LOC101497151 gene encoding uncharacterized protein isoform X1, with protein sequence MGSSGSKATSSCSSSSSSSCSLRKGRSKRHRGFPSYCLGTTSGSRDSDNDDKVSDQNKVNGSDATYTGSNDVDTDEVKSESFRKVKSDETPCVPSSIDLDEWSHTASRTASSSANGSSTQSTNPTSRFLSRFSLIPGNISFRLSRTTSLGSSRPCPVSSASLSMFNNEDELNRNETQQCSDLLNASFVNRVPIQYHQDDPHNLSSNAPAFGLAGNLSNSPTLSPIQDMVRNGYATQEMREINLFSPRIHNETVNVETRHMDRRNGAREPVDRNVRFSRTLSVGRLRDRVHRRSALSDFTFCPLQQERDANEDGGRQVGETGTRVSPSDRNALNFHTTSGYPLHNMSSSPFSTQDYEVEASRSRETRYQDLLEHRSNFLERRRRIRSQVRALQRLGSRFENLSGHDRSCILSGQHRNGRCTCRTSSRDNNSNDDTNARASISRIVMLAEALFEVLDEIHQQSVVLSSRPSVSSIGSVPAPAEVVESLPVKLYTKSHKHQEEPVQCYICLVEYEDGDSMRVLPCHHEFHTTCIDKWLKEIHRVCPLCRGDICISDSLPTEN encoded by the exons ATGGGGTCTAGTGGTAGCAAAGCCACTTCTTCGTGCAGTTCGTCATCTTCTTCTTCGTGCAGTTTACGAAAAGGTCGATCCAAACGGCATAGAGGTTTTCCTTCTTATTGTCTTGGAACAACTTCTGGATCTCGTGACAGTGATAATGATGACAAG GTTTCTGATCAGAATAAAGTAAATGGAAGTGATGCTACATACACCGGCAGCAATGACGTTGACACGGACGAAGTTAAATCAGAGTCTTTTCGAAAAGTTAAATCTGATGAAACACCTTGTGTGCCTTCTAGCATTGATCTTGATGAGTGGAGTCACACTGCATCCAGAACCGCTAGTAGCTCTGCCAATGGTTCTTCAACTCAGTCCACAAACCCTACAAGTCGGTTCCTTTCTCGTTTTAGTCTCATTCCGGGTAATATAAGCTTCAGACTTAGCAGAACCACCAGTTTAGGGTCATCTCGGCCTTGTCCTGTTTCATCAGCAAGTCTTTCGATGTTTAACAATGAAGACGAGCTTAATAGAAATGAAACTCAACAATGTAGTGACTTGCTTAATGCGTCTTTTGTTAATCGAGTCCCTATACAGTATCATCAAGATGATCCTCATAATTTAAGTTCAAATGCCCCAGCATTCGGTTTGGCTGGCAATTTGTCGAACAGTCCTACGCTGTCACCTATCCAGGATATGGTTAGGAACGGATATGCTACACAAGAGATGCGTGAGATAAACCTGTTTTCTCCAAGAATTCATAATGAGACGGTAAATGTAGAGACTAGGCATATGGATAGACGAAATGGAGCTCGTGAACCTGTTGACCGCAATGTACGTTTCAGCCGAACTTTAAGTGTTGGAAGGCTTCGTGACAGAGTTCATCGCCGATCAGCATTGTCTGACTTTACCTTTTGCCCTCTGCAACAAGAGAGAGATGCTAATGAGGATGGTGGAAGACAAGTCGGGGAGACGGGTACAAGAGTCTCACCATCTGATCGTAACGCTTTAAATTTTCATACTACATCCGGGTATCCTCTACACAACATGTCTAGCTCCCCATTTAGCACCCAGGACTATGAGGTCGAGGCTTCACGGTCAAGAGAAACTAGGTATCAGGATCTGCTGGAACATAGATCCAATTTCCTTGAACGGAGAAGAAGAATACGATCCCAG GTTCGTGCTCTTCAGCGATTGGGTAGCCGGTTTGAGAATCTTTCTGGACATGACAGATCATGTATCTTGTCCGGTCAACATAGAAACGGTCGTTGTACATGCAGAACAAGTAGTCGCGATAACAATTCAAACGATGATACCAATGCTAGAGCTAGCATATCAAGAATTGTTATGCTAGCTGAAGCCTTATTTGAG GTTCTGGATGAAATTCACCAGCAATCTGTTGTTTTATCTTCCCGCCCTTCTGTATCTTCTATCGGATCTGTTCCTGCACCGGCTGAAGTTGTCGAATCCTTGCCTGTCAAATTATACACAAAGTCGCACAAACATCAAGAAGAACCTGTACA ATGCTATATATGCCTTGTGGAGTATGAAGATGGCGACAGCATGCGAGTACTGCCTTGTCATCATGAATTTCATACAACATGTATAGACAAATGGCTTAAGGAGATTCACAG GGTATGTCCACTATGTAGGGGGGACATTTGTATATCAGATTCACTGCCAACAGAGAACTAA
- the LOC101497151 gene encoding uncharacterized protein isoform X2, translating into MGSSGSKATSSCSSSSSSSCSLRKGRSKRHRGFPSYCLGTTSGSRDSDNDDKVSDQNKVNGSDATYTGSNDVDTDEVKSESFRKVKSDETPCVPSSIDLDEWSHTASRTASSSANGSSTQSTNPTSRFLSRFSLIPGNISFRLSRTTSLGSSRPCPVSSASLSMFNNEDELNRNETQQCSDLLNASFVNRVPIQYHQDDPHNLSSNAPAFGLAGNLSNSPTLSPIQDMVRNGYATQEMREINLFSPRIHNETVNVETRHMDRRNGAREPVDRNVRFSRTLSVGRLRDRVHRRSALSDFTFCPLQQERDANEDGGRQVGETGTRVSPSDRNALNFHTTSGYPLHNMSSSPFSTQDYEVEASRSRETRYQDLLEHRSNFLERRRRIRSQVRALQRLGSRFENLSGHDRSCILSGQHRNGRCTCRTSSRDNNSNDDTNARASISRIVMLAEALFEQSVVLSSRPSVSSIGSVPAPAEVVESLPVKLYTKSHKHQEEPVQCYICLVEYEDGDSMRVLPCHHEFHTTCIDKWLKEIHRVCPLCRGDICISDSLPTEN; encoded by the exons ATGGGGTCTAGTGGTAGCAAAGCCACTTCTTCGTGCAGTTCGTCATCTTCTTCTTCGTGCAGTTTACGAAAAGGTCGATCCAAACGGCATAGAGGTTTTCCTTCTTATTGTCTTGGAACAACTTCTGGATCTCGTGACAGTGATAATGATGACAAG GTTTCTGATCAGAATAAAGTAAATGGAAGTGATGCTACATACACCGGCAGCAATGACGTTGACACGGACGAAGTTAAATCAGAGTCTTTTCGAAAAGTTAAATCTGATGAAACACCTTGTGTGCCTTCTAGCATTGATCTTGATGAGTGGAGTCACACTGCATCCAGAACCGCTAGTAGCTCTGCCAATGGTTCTTCAACTCAGTCCACAAACCCTACAAGTCGGTTCCTTTCTCGTTTTAGTCTCATTCCGGGTAATATAAGCTTCAGACTTAGCAGAACCACCAGTTTAGGGTCATCTCGGCCTTGTCCTGTTTCATCAGCAAGTCTTTCGATGTTTAACAATGAAGACGAGCTTAATAGAAATGAAACTCAACAATGTAGTGACTTGCTTAATGCGTCTTTTGTTAATCGAGTCCCTATACAGTATCATCAAGATGATCCTCATAATTTAAGTTCAAATGCCCCAGCATTCGGTTTGGCTGGCAATTTGTCGAACAGTCCTACGCTGTCACCTATCCAGGATATGGTTAGGAACGGATATGCTACACAAGAGATGCGTGAGATAAACCTGTTTTCTCCAAGAATTCATAATGAGACGGTAAATGTAGAGACTAGGCATATGGATAGACGAAATGGAGCTCGTGAACCTGTTGACCGCAATGTACGTTTCAGCCGAACTTTAAGTGTTGGAAGGCTTCGTGACAGAGTTCATCGCCGATCAGCATTGTCTGACTTTACCTTTTGCCCTCTGCAACAAGAGAGAGATGCTAATGAGGATGGTGGAAGACAAGTCGGGGAGACGGGTACAAGAGTCTCACCATCTGATCGTAACGCTTTAAATTTTCATACTACATCCGGGTATCCTCTACACAACATGTCTAGCTCCCCATTTAGCACCCAGGACTATGAGGTCGAGGCTTCACGGTCAAGAGAAACTAGGTATCAGGATCTGCTGGAACATAGATCCAATTTCCTTGAACGGAGAAGAAGAATACGATCCCAG GTTCGTGCTCTTCAGCGATTGGGTAGCCGGTTTGAGAATCTTTCTGGACATGACAGATCATGTATCTTGTCCGGTCAACATAGAAACGGTCGTTGTACATGCAGAACAAGTAGTCGCGATAACAATTCAAACGATGATACCAATGCTAGAGCTAGCATATCAAGAATTGTTATGCTAGCTGAAGCCTTATTTGAG CAATCTGTTGTTTTATCTTCCCGCCCTTCTGTATCTTCTATCGGATCTGTTCCTGCACCGGCTGAAGTTGTCGAATCCTTGCCTGTCAAATTATACACAAAGTCGCACAAACATCAAGAAGAACCTGTACA ATGCTATATATGCCTTGTGGAGTATGAAGATGGCGACAGCATGCGAGTACTGCCTTGTCATCATGAATTTCATACAACATGTATAGACAAATGGCTTAAGGAGATTCACAG GGTATGTCCACTATGTAGGGGGGACATTTGTATATCAGATTCACTGCCAACAGAGAACTAA